A window from Podospora bellae-mahoneyi strain CBS 112042 chromosome 1 map unlocalized CBS112042p_1.3, whole genome shotgun sequence encodes these proteins:
- a CDS encoding uncharacterized protein (EggNog:ENOG503NVQR; COG:Q), whose product MSRTTTALVAPELNGKFELREVYLDALQADEVLVEIQASGLCHTDLSCAVGILPCRPNAVLGHEGGGVVVQTGSAVSHVQPGDKVLLSFTHCETCAACTSGHPAYCHTFNDRNFGGARPDGSSAMLTKPGGEPIYSTFFGQSSFARHSLVHRSSVVRVPAETDLALYAPLGCGMQTGAGAVLNSLNVKEGSTVAVFGVGSVGMAAVMAAAKIRKARIVIAVDLQQSRLDLAKELGATHGVLGNAKDVVQQIRDICQSNGCDYAVDATGVPFVIKTMIDSLGTLGRASTVGAPGPGNNVAVDIMDHLTYGKEYVGCCEGDSLPKEFVPYLIEQHQKGNFPLDRFIKYYDFKDYEKAIEDSKAGSAIKAVLKW is encoded by the exons ATGTCCCGCACCACTACTGCCCTCGTTGCCCCCGAGCTCAACGGCAAGTTTGAGCTTCGCGAAGTCTACCTCGATGCCCTCCAGGCCGATGAGGTTCTCGTAGAGATCCAGGCCTCCGGTCTCTGCCACACCGATCTGTCATGCGCCGTTGGCATCTTGCCATGCCGCCCCAACGCTGTTCTTGGTCATGAGG gtggtggtgtcgtcgtcCAGACTGGTTCCGCTGTCTCTCATGTCCAACCCGGTGACAAAGTCCTCCTCTCTTTTACTCACTGCGAGACATGTGCTGCTTGCACATCCGGCCACCCGGCCTACTGCCACACCTTCAACGACCGCAACTTTGGCGGCGCCCGCCCAGATGGCTCCTCTGCCATGCTCACCAAGCCCGGCGGTGAGCCCATTTACAGCACATTCTTTGGACAGTCTTCCTTTGCCAGACACTCTCTTGTCCACCGGTCATCTGTGGTCAGGGTCCCTGCTGAGACAGATCTTGCCCTCTATGCCCCGTTGGGCTGCGGCATGCAGACTGGCGCCGGCGCCGTGTTGAACTCTCTCAACGTCAAGGAGGGCAGCACTGTTGctgtgtttggtgttgggtcGGTCGGCATGGCTGCGGTcatggctgctgccaagATCAGAAAGGCGAGAATCGTCATCGCTGTTGACCTGCAGCAGTCGAGGCTTGACTTGGCCAAGGAGCTGGGCGCCACTCACGGTGTGCTTGGTAACGCCAAGGATGTCGTGCAGCAGATTCGGGATATCTGCCAGTCGAACGGCTGCGACTACGCCGTTGATGCCACTGGTGTGCCGTTTGTGATCAAGACCATGATTGACTCTCTGGGTACTCTCGGCAGAGCTTCCACTGTAGGTGCTCCCGGTCCTGGCAACAACGTTGCTGTTGACATCATGGACCACTTGACCTATGGCAAGGAGTACGTCGGGTGCTGTGAGGGTGACAGCTTGCCCAAGGAG TTTGTGCCCTATCTCATCGAGCAGCATCAAAAGGGCAACTTCCCGCTCGACAGGTTCATCAAGTATTACGACTTCAAGGACTACGAGAAGGCCATTGAGGACAGCAAGGCTGGTAGCGCCATCAAGGCTGTTCTCAAGTggtga